A window of the Euwallacea fornicatus isolate EFF26 chromosome 15, ASM4011564v1, whole genome shotgun sequence genome harbors these coding sequences:
- the kek5 gene encoding uncharacterized protein kek5, translating into MNPKLFWLLLTSAALIHPSTSDTDWTKECNNCSCIWVSGRKTANCSNKGFVEIPKDLSNGVRDIDFSNNPLYKLKDGEFVSAKLVDIHKLKFQNCSIELLNEGAFKRLALIIELDLSRNMIVELKKDTFRDNTKLRILILSYNKIKELKDGLFSNMSYIQRIHIDHNEISFLTENTFHNLPTLTDISLGYNKLKTVNFDLKKKLPKLNSLNVAENPWVCDCRLEIFHRSVVQNNLITHETKCEEPPKLRGRQWTIKEQFPCSPVIVHPLQSMEITADTSNVTLTCKVLGEPTPDVDWTNNGRIVEREPRKSKQKYVTSKSKTGEYTWNNLTIINVGFKDRGEYKCIAKNPGGEDEKNITLVIDSLPPGTFTDLGTSSGLIIGLSVGLVILLIIILILVCLFCRKGNRNALQSKRNELGGSSQEAISLSENNVLKKGLITDVNPVSKPPRAPVLTSVVSGGTEVSDVKRNLLDDESVFDYDDEVRSDFDQPLLQKSYNQLVDPDYRFAAVPAPYPPDLLSFPPRSQISPAGSNASTVILDARLPPPHGPQSPLHSPLYDQLSMYKTLPYSRSHSPFAPGLGMARVPRQGAGYVTIPRRPRQSWSSEPPPSSEIIAEPVYDNLGMRTTADGSSVISLNKAGSETASTPRSTRMFALSPSVAIGPIVESQESALQLDHTKSSPTSERKPLPSPRQSQTPVKTKPKVPLKPSGTQTLPRNLHEMKVVPSTPVQDSPKDKRSSIVSDTPSAEEGKPKKIPPRPPPKPPKRVKSSGPLFEDEGEDGTEV; encoded by the exons ATGAATCCGAAACTATTCTGGCTCCTTCTGACATCTGCAGCTTTAATTCACCCCTCAACATCGGATACAGATTGGACCAAAGAATGCAACAATTGTTCTTGTATTTGGGTTAGTGGCCGTAAAACTGCGAACTGTTCCAACAAAGGATTCGTGGAGATCCCTAAAGATTTAAGCAACGGAGTGCGGGATATAGATTTCTCGAACAATCCTCTTTACAAACTAAAAGATGGCGAGTTCGTTAGTGCCAAACTTGTAGATATACATAAGCTAAAGTTCCAGAACTGCTCAATAGAACTTCTCAACGAAGGTGCTTTTAAGCGATTAGCGCTAATCATCGAGCTTGACCTGTCCAGGAACATGATCGTCGAGCTGAAAAAAGATACCTTTAGGGATAACACTAAGTTAAGGATCTTGATTTTGAGCTACAACAAAATCAAGGAACTTAAAGACGGGCTGTTCAGTAATATGTCCTATATTCAGCGCATCCACATAGACCATAATGAGATCAGTTTCCTGACTGAGAACACTTTTCACAATCTACCCACTTTGACTGATATAAGTTTAGGATATAACAAATTGAAAACTGTGAATTTTGACTTGAAGAAGAAACTCCCCAAGTTGAATAGTTTGAACGTGGCTGAAAATCCGTGGGTTTGCGACTGCAGACTAGAGATCTTTCATAGATCTGTAGTGCAAAACAACCTGATTACACACGAAACCAAATGCGAAGAACCACCAAAGCTTAGGGGCAGGCAGTGGACTATCAAGGAGCAATTTCCTTGCTCACCTGTTATAGTGCATCCCCTGCAATCTATGGAAATCACCGCTGATACCAGCAATGTCACTTTAACGTGCAAAGTCTTGGGGGAGCCCACCCCGGATGTGGATTGGACCAACAATGGCAGAATTGTTGAAAGAGAGCCCAGGAAGAGCAAGCAAAAATACGTTACCTCGAAAAGCAAAACTGGGGAATATACCTGGAATAACTTGACAATAATCAATGTGGGCTTTAAGGACCGGGGGGAGTACAAGTGCATCGCGAAAAACCCTGGGGGGGAAGATGAGAAGAACATTACTTTAGTGATAGACTCTTTACCGCCGGGCACCTTCACAGACTTGGGAACTTCCTCTGGATTGATCATCGGCCTCTCTGTGGGGCTTGTTATTCTACTAATAATAATCTTAATCCTGGTTTGCCTGTTCTGTCGCAAAGGCAACAGAAACGCGCTTCAGTCCAAGAGAAACGAGCTAGGAGGCTCTTCACAAGAAGCCATAAGTTTGAGCGAGAACAACGTGCTAAAAAAAGGACTTATTACTGACGTTAATCCGGTCAGCAAGCCACCGAGGGCCCCAGTGCTCACCTCGGTGGTAAGCGGAGGGACTGAAGTAAGCGACGTTAAGAGGAATCTTCTAGATGATGAGTCTGTGTTTG ATTATGATGACGAGGTCAGATCAGACTTTGACCAGCCCCTGCTTCAGAAATCTTACAATCAACTAGTAGATCCGGATTACAGGTTTGCCGCCGTTCCGGCTCCGTATCCTCCGGATTTGCTCTCTTTTCCACCAAGATCTCAGATTTCTCCAGCAGGGTCCAATGCTTCTACTGTTATTCTTGATGCAAG gttaCCCCCGCCACATGGGCCACAAAGTCCACTGCACAGCCCATTGTATGACCAACTGAGCATGTACAAGACTTTGCCCTATTCTAGGTCCCACAGCCCCTTCGCCCCTGGCTTGGGGATGGCTAGGGTCCCCAGGCAAGGCGCTGGGTATGTGACGATACCCAGGAGGCCTAGACAAAGTTGGAGCTCAGAACCCCCTCCCAGCAGTGAAATTATCGCTGAACCTGTATATGACAATTTAGGAATGCGCACTACTGCAGACG GCAGCTCAGTTATTTCTCTAAACAAAGCTGGCTCAGAGACGGCATCCACCCCCAGATCAACAAGAATGTTTGCTTTAAGTCCTTCTGTGGCAATCGGCCCTATAGTAGAATCTCAGGAGTCAGCTCTGCAATTAGATCACACCAAGTCTTCCCCGACTTCGGAAAGAAAACCGTTGCCAAGTCCACGACAATCACAAACCCCGGTTAAAACGAAGCCTAAGGTGCCTCTCAAGCCCAGTGGTACCCAGACTTTGCCTAGAAATCTTCATGAAATGAAGGTGGTTCCTTCAACTCCAGTCCAGGATAGTCCTAAGGACAAGAGGAGTTCCATTGTTAGTGATACACCTTCAGCTGAAGAAG ggaaacctaaaaaaattccTCCACGTCCACCGCCAAAACCCCCTAAGAGGGTGAAATCCTCGGGTCCTTTATTTGAAGACGAGGGCGAGGACGGGACAGAAGTGTGA
- the Sardh gene encoding sarcosine dehydrogenase, mitochondrial, with translation MLRIRKCLINNSDVVGVVTRKGCKRFFSSEVSLPRQADVVIIGGGIAGCSTFYQLTKRGVKPILIERYKLTNGTTWHTGGLIWGLRPSDTDIQLLKRTKEILKELEKETGENPGFITNGGLFIARSPERLEEYKRLHTLGHYFKVESQLISPKEAQSLCPILDPNAFYGALYSPTDGYTDPTMYCNALIKGGIANGGQVFEQTVLTKIHTEDGSQGLKKVVGIETNKGTVKTNTVVNAAGVWGRKVANMVGIEIPTTPMKHSYVVTNTLKGVKNCASIRCHDSSLYFRPQGECLIFGGYESNPEILKEVPDDFEFKLFELDKEILNTHWNHAVKLCPALQEVGIKSDVCGPETFTPDHKPLVGEDPIVVGLYYSVGYNSLGMMLSGGVSEQLSYWITHGRPDLDMHAFDIRRFSQRQKPDRAWVTETSHESYAKTYSIVYPHDQKLSGRNLRIDPFHEHLVASGAVMEEALGWERPAYFITDDRTAPVRGYDWYGNYDHVRNRDQRYEKELEKDLTFDFSRNFDLIKGEALAARTNVTLFNLSCYTKMYLTGPDAEKAADWLFTSNLSQDPGKVSYSLSLNSKGGIESDVTVTTLEEGGGTLVGPILKGKGYYVVAGGLSGYHTKSHLRKQLYKKGFKSRITEITDRLGILSIQGPKSRELLQSVTESPITDEIFPLGMSHIIKINGHTCRAMRLSYIGEMGFEVHIPYAHCVAVYHKIIEGGRGFDLKLAGFRALDDLSLEKGYHLQNKDIRIDDNPVEAGLAKFCRKEGQYQGKSVVERVKQEGIQKKRCFFTLQDRVALYGYETIWRDDVVVGYLRRGGYGFALDSAIGVGYIKHPKGQILNDEYLKTGDYQIEVRDKKYPATLYLKSPFDPTNQRLLGHYENQFEEQSHFED, from the exons ATGCTTAGAATTAGGAAGTGTTTGATTAATAATTCGGACGTTGTGGGGGTAGTTACACGTAAGGGATGCAAACGTTTCTTCAGCAGTGAAGTGAGTTTGCCTCGACAAGCAGATGTAGTTATAATCG gGGGTGGTATTGCGGGTTGCAGCACCTTCTATCAACTCACCAAGAGGGGGGTAAAACCGATATTAATAGAGCGATATAAATTAACCAATGGTACCACCTGGCACACTGGAGGGCTAATCTGGGGCTTAAG ACCTTCAGACACCGACATTCAACTACTCAAAAGAACAAAAGAGATACTGAAAGAGCTGGAAAAGGAAACTGGAGAGAATCCAGGGTTTATAACCAATGGAGGGTTGTTCATAGCTAGAAGCCCT GAGCGTCTAGAGGAGTACAAAAGGCTGCACACGTTAGGCCACTATTTCAAAGTAGAAAGTCAACTAATTTCTCCAAAAGAAGCTCAAAGTTTATGCCCGATTTTGGATCCCAATGCCTTTTATGGAGCTCTATATTCGCCCACCGATGGTTACACAGATCCCACCATGTATTGCAATGCCCTTATTAAGGGAGGCATTGCAAATGGCGGACAG GTGTTTGAGCAAACTGTACTGACTAAGATTCATACGGAGGACGGAAGTCAAGGCTTAAAGAAGGTAGTAGGAATCGAAACCAACAAAG GAACCGTCAAAACCAACACAGTGGTGAACGCGGCTGGGGTCTGGGGACGAAAAGTAGCGAACATGGTAGGCATTGAGATTCCAACCACCCCTATGAAGCATTCCTATGTGGTAACAAACACATTAAAAGGGGTCAAAAACTGTGCTTCCATAAGGTGTCATGACAGTTCTCTATATTTCAGGCCGCAGGGAGAATGCCTGATCTTCGGAGGTTACGAGAGTAATCCTGAAATTCTAAAAGAG GTGCCTGATGATTTTGAGTTTAAGCTCTTTGAATTGGATAAGGAAATATTGAACACACACTGGAATCATGCAGTAAAGCTCTGTCCAGCTCTGCAGGAAGTAGGGATTAAATCTGATGTTTGTGGACCTGAAACTTTTACTCCAGACCACAAACCCTTAGTGGGCGAAGACCCTATTGTTGTTG gTTTGTACTACAGTGTGGGATATAATTCGTTGGGGATGATGCTGAGCGGGGGTGTTTCCGAGCAACTCTCCTACTGGATCACCCACGGTCGGCCGGATCTGGACATGCACGCTTTCGATATAAGAAGATTCTCTCAAAGGCAGAAGCCAGATAGAGCTTGGGTTACTGAAACTAGTCATGAAAGTTATGCCAAAACTTACAGTATTGTTTATCCACATGATCAAAAACTGAGTGGGAGAAATCTAAGAATTGACCCCTTCCATGAG CACTTGGTGGCGAGTGGGGCTGTAATGGAGGAAGCTTTGGGATGGGAAAGACCTGCTTATTTCATAACTGATGACCGGACTGCTCCCGTTAGAGGTTATGATTGGTATGGGAATTACGATCATGTCAGAAATAGAGATCAGAGATATGAAAAGGAGTTGGAAAAGGACTTGACTTTTGATTTCTCTAGGAATTTTGATTTA atTAAAGGCGAAGCTTTAGCAGCACGAACTAACGTGACGCTTTTCAATTTGTCTTGTTATACGAAAATGTATTTGACCGGCCCTGATGCCGAAAAGGCTGCGGACTGGCTTTTCACCAGCAATCTAAGCCAAGATCCAGGAAAAGTTTCCTATTCGTTATCCTTAAACTCCAAAGGAGGAATCGAGTCAGATGTCACTGTAACTACCCTTGAGGAAGGAGGAGGAACTCTTGTAGGGCCGATTCTAAAAGGCAAAGGATACTACGTAGTGGCAGGCGGACTTTCTGGCTATCACACCAAGAGTCACCTTAGAAAGCAGCTGTACAAAAAAGGATTTAAATCTAGGATTACTGAAATTACGGACAGACTGGGTATATTATCCATTCAAGGACcgaaaag cCGGGAACTGTTGCAATCAGTCACAGAATCTCCCATCACAGATGAAATTTTCCCGCTAGGAATGTCGCATATTATCAAAATCAACGGTCATACCTGCAGAGCTATGAGGCTCAGCTATATTGGAGAAATGGGCTTTGAGGTTCACATCCCTTACGCTCATTGCGTAGCTGTGTACCATAAGATCATTGAAGGAGGTCGTGGatttgatttaaaacttgCAGGTTTTAGGGCGTTGGATGATTTAAGTTTGGAGAAGG GATATCACCTTCAAAACAAGGATATTAGGATTGATGATAATCCAGTGGAGGCCGGACTGGCTAAATTCTGTAGGAAAGAGGGTCAATATCAAGGGAAGTCTGTAGTTGAgagg GTTAAACAAGAGGGAATTCAAAAGAAGCGCTGCTTCTTCACCTTACAAGATAGAGTGGCTTTATATGGTTATGAAACTATATGGAGAGATGATGTGGTGGTTGGGTACTTAAGACGTGGAGGCTATGGATTCGCCTTAGATTCTGCAATAGGAGTAGG ATACATCAAACATCCTAAAGGCCAAATACTCAATGACGAGTACCTGAAAACCGGCGATTATCAAATTGAAGTTAGGGACAAGAAATATCCTGCTACGTTGTACTTGAAAAGCCCATTCGACCCCACCAATCAACGCCTCTTGGGTCATTACGAAAACCAGTTCGAAGAGCAATCCCACTTTGAAGACtga
- the RASSF8 gene encoding ras association domain-containing protein 8 — MELKVWVEGIQRIVCGVTENTTCQDVVFALAHATGKSGRFTLIERWRNNERQLSPQENPMKIILKWGEYSSDVQFILQRNEGTKQSNRTKNLTTQALLPVPHTYNEASRELHSHPFENSKHIPTSPDNVGVVKGIQQMKTVHLEVREPFPNSSPHSSPKKSSYCGSDISENNPESPSQRVAPPYKDPPAPPPYRDPPPPSSNIITKKNVFQDIKQQQPKWADSKTRPIDNGLYNAQYRELIALINFQRDKLNSQQADITKYDAEIVFWEGKEREKQLQLDFITKELIKITNQTKVRKDEIQALSYVEEEGEIVKQQEKTLKSEITLLRSKLANCETELLQCKNKIRLLMDDLQLEQRLNSKKFESRKQMEKGILMELERIQKDIELAKHSSDLHHLTAEELKREVAQLELCIVEKKKQVELLVNEMKEANLQSLSIAPPEDLRQLLEGPVKGTTRKMIGSPRQLENAVPTSKNPHGVWV; from the exons ATGGAATTGAAGGTTTGGGTCGAAGGAATTCAAAGAATAGTTTGTGGAGTCACGGAAAATACCACTTGCCAG GATGTAGTTTTTGCTTTGGCTCACGCAACTGGGAAGTCCGGGAGGTTCACCCTGATAGAACGGTGGCGCAACAATGAGAGACAACTTTCTCCCCAAGAAAATCCCATGAAG ATTATCTTAAAGTGGGGAGAATATTCTAGTGATGTTCAGTTCATTCTCCAAAGAAATGAGGGAACTAAACAATCTAATCGCACCAAAAATTTGACAACTCAAGCTTTACTTCCTGTCCCACATACATATAATGAAGCCTCCAGAGAGTTGCATAGCCATCCCTTTGAAAACAG caaacaTATTCCCACAAGTCCTGATAATGTAGGAGTTGTTAAAGGGATACAGCAAATGAAGACAGTTCATCTAGAAGTTCGAGAGCCATTTCCCAATAGTTCTCCACATAGTTCTCCAAAAAAGAGTAGTTATTGCGGTTCAGATATTTCAGAGAACAATCCAGAATCTCCTAGTCAAAGGGTGGCACCCCCTTATAAGGATCCTCCAGCACCTCCTCCATATCGAGATCCTCCTCCTCCTAGCTCAAATATTATAACTAAGAAAAATGTCTTTCAG GATATAAAACAGCAGCAGCCTAAATGGGCAGATTCAAAAACAAGACCTATTGACAATGGCTTATATAATGCTCAATATAGGGAACTTATTGCACTGATAAACTTTCAAAGGGATAAGTTGAATAGCCAACAAGCTGATATTACCAAG TATGATGCAGAAATAGTGTTTTGGGAGGGCAAAGAAAGGGAAAAACAATTACAGTTGGATTTTATTACTAAAGAATTGATTAAGATCACAAATCAAacaaaagtcaggaaagatgag ATCCAAGCTCTATCATATGTTGAAGAAGAAGGTGAAATAGTGAAGCAGCAAGAAAAAACCCTGAAATCAGAAATAACCCTTTTAAGATCTAAGTTAGCAAATTGTGAAACGGAATTGTTACAGTGCAAAAACAAAATCAG GTTACTTATGGACGACCTTCAGCTAGAGCAAAgattaaatagtaaaaaatttgagtCTAGGAAGCAAATGgaaaaaggtattttaatggaattggAGCGCATTCAGAAAGACATTGAATTGGCCAAACATAGCTCTGATCTTCATCATTTGACTGCAGAAGAACTTAAACGAGAG GTTGCTCAACTTGAATTATGCATAGTGGAGAAGAAAAAGCAGGTTGAACTATTGGTAAATGAGATGAAAGAAGCAAATTTGCAAAGTTTAAGTATAGCGCCTCCTGAGGATTTGCGGCAACTTCTAGAAGGCCCAGTGAAGGGTACCACAAGGAAGATGATCGGGTCGCCTAGACAACTTGAGAACGCTGTTCCTACCAGTAAAAATCCGCACGGTGTTTGGGTTTAG
- the LOC136343552 gene encoding nuclear RNA export factor 1-like: MSVQNAMTIQASPDSVLINETNLPSGIVFKHKNLLRNVKCWHKFIINNTEGLTRNEVLKCILDHVHPLDLIPVFFATDSTNAAAYFLARNCEAAVEKLCRDNLVVDHPYNKKSATRNFKPFKLSIILSFANTNDIKIDVQKNVSSVLAKRYDVGNKLLNLDRFHEDPDLVEFCPLSQPKIMYFVLHIAKGFVIHELILSNNGIKILAPLDVLANAKITRLDLSNNELNSLNELNSLKFLNMSDLKLTGNILCDCEENEYISRIKTIFPSVEILDGIPISLDRIPTTKKYSFSDYEGTDLVNQFLEYFFTAYDCDRRMLAGLYHRNAMFSTTCVYLAGQMSSNTANLRQYSNISRNLKKSADLSKTSQFLFLGRESILNAFNTKLALTEHDPFSFSADLMYKTDTCAVIVVTGVFHEKPTSLLDKERFLGFTRSFALEISDKNCLIINDQLHVYNGLSFQERNSFHDSPASNQFVHREIIPKPLTKSDFDHLTATFGQLTNLKEDWSRKCLKECNYDLKRALEMFVDLYKADRIPHNAFLTY; this comes from the exons ATGAGTGTTCAAAATGCCATGACCATTCAGGCTAGTCCAGATTCCGTACTCATAAATGAAACAAATCTTCCATCAGGAATTGtgtttaaacataaaaaccTCTTGAGGAACGTGAAATGTTGGCACAAATTTATT atCAACAACACTGAAGGATTAACCAGAAATGAAGTTCTCAAATGCATATTAGACCATGTTCATCCCTTAGACTTAATACCTGTTTTTTTTGCTACGGATTCAACAAATGCAGCTGCCTACTTTCTAGCCAGGAACTGTGAGGCTGCAGTAGAGAAATTGTGCAGAGATAATTTAGTAGTTGACCATCCTTATAATAAGAAATCAGCTACCAGGAATTTCAAACCT TTCAAATTGTCTATAATTTTGAGCTTTGCTAACACTAATGACATTAAAATCGATGTTCAAAAGAATGTGTCCAGCGTCTTAGCAAAGCGATATGATGTGggcaataaattattgaatttagaTAGATTCCATGAAGATCCTG atTTAGTGGAATTCTGCCCGCTTTCGCAGCCAAAAATTATGTACTTTGTGCTTCACATTGCAAAAGGCTTTGTAATACATGAGCTTATACTTTCGAATAATGGTATAAAGATTTTGGCTCCTCTTGACGTACTTGCTAATGCCAAGATAACACGCTTGGACCTGAGCAATAATGAG CTCAACTCTCTGAATGAATTGAACTCCCTTAAATTCCTTAATATGTCTGATTTGAAATTAACTGGGAACATTCTGTGTGACTGTGAAGAAAATGAGTATATTTCAAGAATTAAAACTATCTTTCCCTcagttgaaattttg GACGGAATTCCCATAAGTTTGGACAGAATTCCCACCACCAAAAAGTACTCATTTTCAGACTATGAGGGGACAGACCTAGTAAATcagtttttggaatatttcttCACAGCTTATGATTGTGACAGAAGAATGCTGGCAGGGCTGTATCATAGAAATGCAATGTTTTCTACCACCTGTGTTTACTTAGCTGGGCAAATGTCTTCTAATACTGCCAA tTTGCGACAGTACAGCaacatttcaagaaatttgaagaaatctgcagatttgtcaaaaacttcacagtttttatttttgggaaGAGAGAGTATTTTAAACGCATTCAATACTAAATTGGCGTTAACCGAACATGATCCGTTCTCGTTCAGTGCGGATCTCATGTATAAAACT GATACTTGCGCAGTAATTGTAGTAACTGGAGTCTTCCATGAGAAACCTACATCTTTATTAGACAAAGAAAGGTTTCTAGGGTTTACCCGATCCTTCGCCCTGGAGATATCTgacaaaaattgcttaataatCAATGACCAGCTTCACGTATACAACGGTCTATCCTTCCAAGAAAGAAATTCTTTCCATGATTCTCCAGCTTCTAATCAATTTGTTCACAGGGAAATTATTCCAAAGCCTTTAACAAAGTCGGATTTTGACCATTTGACTGCCACCTTTGGGCAACTCACAAACCTTAAAGAAGATTGGTCAAGAAA GTGTCTGAAAGAGTGTAATTACGATCTAAAGAGGGCACTGGAAATGTTTGTGGACTTATACAAAGCAGATCGTATTCCGCATAATGCATTTCTAACTTATTAG
- the LOC136343553 gene encoding uncharacterized protein, protein MLTLPHFGVFVLILKNVVSSHPAVYEVGSNVDPILTPFSQIGDAVDSKINQAVNAKTIQFVSPFPDSGRKSSILESSAKESLPIQADVKYAKLQQFVADVLNPKPIVDTIEEYEKYGNDAGKRRTVSTKVVNAFEGFSNILNAVIDTPSRAAKTVGRQITKSLNQLGGKLVGLA, encoded by the exons ATGTTAACACTACCCCACTTCGGAGTTTTTGTGTTGATACTTAAAAATGTGGTATCAAGTCACCCAGCTGTTTATGAAGTGGGCTCAAATGTAGACCCCATTCTAACTCCTTTTTCGCAAATCGGAGATGCAGTTGACTCAAAAATTAACCAAGCAGTAAACGCAAAA ACGATACAGTTTGTAAGTCCATTCCCAGACTCCGGAAGAAAATCTTCGATTTTGGAATCTTCAGCCAAAGAATCATTGCCAATTCAAGCAGACGTAAAGTATGCGAAATTACAGCAGTTCGTAGCTGACGTTCTGAACCCTAAACCCATCGTAGACACTATTGAGGAGTATGAAAAGTACGGTAATGATGCTGGAAAACGAAGGACTGTTAGTACCAAAGTGGTGAACGCTTTCGAAGGGTTCTCTAACATTTTGAACGCTGTTATAGAT ACTCCGTCTAGGGCAGCTAAAACCGTGGGGCGACAGATTACGAAATCGCTGAATCAGCTTGGAGGGAAGTTGGTTGGGTTGGCGTAA
- the Tsp5D gene encoding tetraspanin-9 isoform X1, whose product MTGAWRKMSSSGYTCIRTVFCFVNVLFWLTGCALLGIGIWLRVSYEGYANLLPQYALLSADAVAIVVGAVTITLSFFACCGSWLQSRCMLITYFSLVVMMFVAEFLLGSLAFVYRDNIKHTFTEKLQDGLRHHYNMTQNPNNLVDVWDEIQTTFKCCGVLNYMDWHMIDAWPDKRWVPDTCCFLGDYSVGCGHVDSNYKEKPGCYEGIYKWFKERLLVVGLVGLIVAFVQLFGLISSMLLFCTVKHRRRSRTYKSYQ is encoded by the exons ATGACAGGC GCTTGGCGTAAAATGTCTAGCAGTGGCTATACGTGCATACGGACCGTATTTTGCTTCGTAAACGTTCTATTTTGG TTAACGGGATGCGCTCTCCTGGGCATAGGAATCTGGCTGCGGGTCAGCTACGAGGGCTACGCAAACCTGCTGCCTCAGTACGCCCTACTAAGCGCTGACGCTGTAGCTATAGTTGTGGGAGCGGTCACAATTACCCTTTCCTTCTTTGCCTGCTGCGGATCATGGCTCCAGAGCAGATGCATGTTAATCACT TATTTCAGTCTGGTTGTGATGATGTTCGTAGCAGAATTCCTACTGGGATCCTTAGCATTCGTGTACAGAGACAACATCAAACACACCTTCACGGAAAAGTTACAAGACGGCCTGAGACATCATTACAACATGACTCAAAATCCAAACAACTTGGTAGACGTCTGGGATGAAATACAGACGACA TTCAAATGTTGTGGTGTGCTGAATTACATGGACTGGCACATGATCGACGCATGGCCGGATAAGAGGTGGGTGCCTGACACGTGCTGTTTCCTTGGGGATTATAGCGTTGGGTGCGGCCACGTGGACAGCAACTATAAAGAGAAGCCAGGTTGCTATGAGGGGATTTACAAATGGTTCAAGGAACGTCTGCTTGTAGTGGGGTTGGTTGGATTAATTGTGGCATTTGTTCAG CTGTTCGggttaatttcttcaatgctGCTCTTTTGCACCGTGAAACACCGACGAAGGTCACGGACTTATAAATCTTATCAGTAG
- the Tsp5D gene encoding tetraspanin-9 isoform X2 encodes MSSSGYTCIRTVFCFVNVLFWLTGCALLGIGIWLRVSYEGYANLLPQYALLSADAVAIVVGAVTITLSFFACCGSWLQSRCMLITYFSLVVMMFVAEFLLGSLAFVYRDNIKHTFTEKLQDGLRHHYNMTQNPNNLVDVWDEIQTTFKCCGVLNYMDWHMIDAWPDKRWVPDTCCFLGDYSVGCGHVDSNYKEKPGCYEGIYKWFKERLLVVGLVGLIVAFVQLFGLISSMLLFCTVKHRRRSRTYKSYQ; translated from the exons ATGTCTAGCAGTGGCTATACGTGCATACGGACCGTATTTTGCTTCGTAAACGTTCTATTTTGG TTAACGGGATGCGCTCTCCTGGGCATAGGAATCTGGCTGCGGGTCAGCTACGAGGGCTACGCAAACCTGCTGCCTCAGTACGCCCTACTAAGCGCTGACGCTGTAGCTATAGTTGTGGGAGCGGTCACAATTACCCTTTCCTTCTTTGCCTGCTGCGGATCATGGCTCCAGAGCAGATGCATGTTAATCACT TATTTCAGTCTGGTTGTGATGATGTTCGTAGCAGAATTCCTACTGGGATCCTTAGCATTCGTGTACAGAGACAACATCAAACACACCTTCACGGAAAAGTTACAAGACGGCCTGAGACATCATTACAACATGACTCAAAATCCAAACAACTTGGTAGACGTCTGGGATGAAATACAGACGACA TTCAAATGTTGTGGTGTGCTGAATTACATGGACTGGCACATGATCGACGCATGGCCGGATAAGAGGTGGGTGCCTGACACGTGCTGTTTCCTTGGGGATTATAGCGTTGGGTGCGGCCACGTGGACAGCAACTATAAAGAGAAGCCAGGTTGCTATGAGGGGATTTACAAATGGTTCAAGGAACGTCTGCTTGTAGTGGGGTTGGTTGGATTAATTGTGGCATTTGTTCAG CTGTTCGggttaatttcttcaatgctGCTCTTTTGCACCGTGAAACACCGACGAAGGTCACGGACTTATAAATCTTATCAGTAG